From a region of the uncultured Draconibacterium sp. genome:
- the purL gene encoding phosphoribosylformylglycinamidine synthase, giving the protein MIQFFKTQSNSIIAVYSAQPLGDENIEKLVWLFSGAESLKPQQIDGWFVGPRKEMLTPWSTNAVEITQNMGIEGIRRMEEFFEVENEKAKFDPMLQAIYKGLDQQVFAIDKEPDPILNIEDIAAYNEQEGLALSDDEIQYLNSVSKEMGRPLTDGEVYGFAQVNSEHCRHKIFNGTFIIDGKEMESSLFQMIKKTSKENPNKIVSAYKDNCSFVQGPVVEQFAPKTQDKPDFFEVKDIETVLSLKAETHNFPTTVEPFNGAATGTGGEIRDRIAGGKGALPIAGTAVYMTSYPRTEAQRSWEQATEERDWLYQTPEEILIKASNGASDFGNKFGQPLINGSLLTFEHFENFVKYGYDKVIMLAGGIGFGNKKDSLKDDPEKGDKVVLLGGDNYRIGMGGGAVSSVATGEFENAIELNAVQRANPEMQKRAYNAIRALSEADDNPIVSIHDHGAGGHLNCLSELVETTGGKIDTAKLPVGDPTLSQKEIIGNESQERMGLVMKPEHVELLRKIAERERAPIYEIGETTGDMQFTFENSTTGEKSIDWQLDYMFGNPPKTIMEDETIVPEFDELEYNWEEIYDLVEQTIQLESVASKDWLTNKVDRSVTGRIAKQQCAGELQLPLNNCGVITLDYQGKAGLATAIGNAPVAALVDAEKGSVLAIAESLTNIIWAPMPDQIKSVSLSANWMWPAKNPGENARIYNAVKAASDFACALGINIPTGKDSMSMTQKYKDDVVLAPGTVIISSSGEVTDVKKVVEPVLVNDESKEILYIDLSFMERALGGSAFAQSINKLGKVAPTVADPAKFVAAFNTVQDLIEQDLILAGHDVASGGLITTLLEMCFANVKGGMKVDVTAFEEEDLAKILLAENPGIVIQCADNAEVKKQLTDAGVEFMSLGFPVPYRKVRVMNRTVEADFDINSLRDLWFKTSYLLDRKQSGEEKALERFKNYKEQSLKFDFKDFTGKAADLGIDLKRRTASGVKAAIIREKGVNGDREMAYAMYLAGMDVKDVHMTDLIAGRETLEDVNMIVFVGGFSNSDVLGSAKGWAGAFKFNEKARVALEKFYRREDTLSLGVCNGCQVMVELGVVYPEHSIQPKMLHNESGKFESSFLNVDIQDNKSVMLENMAGMKLGIWVAHGEGKFYLPFNEDQYNIPMKYSNEGYPGNPNGSHFNAASLCSDNGRHLVMMPHLERAFKPHLWANYPADRKADEVAPWIQAFVNAKNWIEEKTK; this is encoded by the coding sequence ATGATTCAATTCTTTAAAACTCAAAGTAACAGTATTATCGCAGTTTATTCTGCACAGCCCTTAGGCGATGAAAATATCGAAAAACTGGTATGGTTATTTTCCGGAGCCGAAAGTTTAAAACCTCAGCAAATCGATGGCTGGTTTGTCGGCCCGCGTAAAGAAATGCTTACACCATGGAGTACCAATGCCGTAGAAATTACCCAGAATATGGGCATTGAAGGAATTCGCCGAATGGAGGAATTTTTCGAGGTAGAAAATGAAAAAGCAAAATTCGACCCGATGCTTCAGGCTATTTATAAAGGGCTTGATCAACAGGTTTTTGCGATCGACAAAGAACCCGATCCTATTTTGAATATTGAAGATATTGCAGCATACAACGAACAGGAAGGGTTGGCTTTAAGCGATGACGAGATTCAATACCTGAATTCGGTGTCGAAAGAAATGGGACGCCCGCTTACTGATGGTGAGGTGTACGGTTTCGCCCAGGTGAACTCGGAACACTGTCGCCACAAAATATTTAACGGAACCTTCATTATCGATGGAAAAGAAATGGAATCGTCGTTGTTCCAGATGATTAAAAAGACATCGAAGGAAAATCCGAATAAAATTGTTTCGGCATACAAAGACAACTGTTCGTTTGTTCAGGGACCGGTTGTTGAGCAGTTTGCTCCGAAAACACAAGATAAACCCGACTTTTTTGAAGTAAAAGATATTGAAACGGTTCTTTCGTTAAAGGCCGAAACACATAACTTCCCCACAACAGTTGAGCCTTTTAACGGTGCAGCAACAGGAACTGGTGGTGAGATTCGCGACCGTATTGCAGGAGGGAAAGGAGCGTTGCCAATTGCCGGAACAGCGGTTTATATGACATCGTATCCACGTACTGAAGCACAACGCTCTTGGGAACAGGCAACCGAAGAACGTGATTGGTTGTATCAAACACCGGAAGAAATTCTGATTAAAGCATCAAACGGTGCCAGCGATTTTGGTAACAAGTTTGGTCAGCCGCTGATTAACGGTTCGTTACTGACTTTCGAACATTTCGAAAACTTTGTGAAATATGGTTACGACAAAGTAATTATGTTGGCCGGTGGTATCGGTTTCGGAAATAAAAAAGATAGTCTGAAAGACGATCCTGAAAAAGGTGATAAAGTGGTGTTGCTTGGAGGCGATAACTACCGTATTGGAATGGGCGGAGGTGCTGTTTCGTCGGTAGCAACCGGTGAGTTTGAAAATGCCATCGAGTTGAATGCTGTGCAACGTGCCAACCCCGAGATGCAGAAAAGAGCTTACAACGCTATCCGTGCATTAAGTGAAGCCGATGATAATCCAATCGTATCTATTCACGACCACGGTGCAGGCGGTCACCTGAACTGCTTATCAGAATTGGTGGAAACGACCGGTGGAAAAATTGATACTGCTAAATTACCTGTTGGCGATCCAACACTTTCGCAAAAAGAAATTATCGGTAACGAGTCGCAGGAGCGAATGGGACTGGTTATGAAACCGGAGCATGTTGAACTGCTTCGTAAAATTGCAGAACGCGAACGTGCACCGATTTACGAAATTGGTGAAACAACCGGCGACATGCAATTTACTTTCGAGAATTCAACAACCGGCGAAAAATCGATTGACTGGCAGTTGGACTACATGTTCGGTAATCCTCCGAAAACAATTATGGAAGATGAAACCATCGTTCCTGAATTTGATGAATTAGAATACAACTGGGAAGAAATATACGATTTGGTGGAGCAGACTATTCAACTGGAGTCGGTGGCAAGTAAAGACTGGCTGACCAACAAGGTTGACCGCTCGGTGACCGGACGAATTGCCAAACAGCAATGTGCCGGTGAATTGCAATTACCACTGAATAACTGCGGAGTAATTACACTCGACTACCAGGGAAAAGCCGGATTGGCAACTGCAATCGGTAATGCACCGGTAGCCGCTTTGGTAGATGCAGAAAAAGGTTCGGTGCTGGCAATTGCCGAGTCGTTGACAAATATTATTTGGGCGCCAATGCCTGATCAAATAAAAAGTGTGTCGTTGAGTGCCAACTGGATGTGGCCGGCCAAAAATCCGGGAGAAAATGCCCGTATTTATAACGCCGTAAAAGCAGCCAGCGACTTTGCCTGTGCATTGGGAATCAACATCCCGACTGGTAAAGACTCGATGTCTATGACACAGAAATACAAAGACGATGTGGTATTGGCACCGGGTACGGTGATCATTTCATCGTCGGGTGAAGTTACCGATGTAAAGAAAGTTGTTGAACCGGTATTAGTAAACGATGAAAGCAAAGAGATTCTTTACATCGACTTGTCGTTTATGGAACGTGCATTGGGCGGAAGTGCCTTTGCACAATCGATTAATAAATTGGGGAAAGTTGCTCCAACAGTTGCCGATCCTGCCAAATTTGTTGCGGCATTTAATACAGTTCAGGATCTTATTGAACAAGATCTTATTCTTGCCGGACACGACGTAGCTTCGGGAGGTTTGATCACTACCTTACTTGAAATGTGTTTCGCCAATGTAAAAGGCGGAATGAAAGTAGATGTTACTGCTTTTGAAGAAGAAGATCTGGCAAAAATATTATTGGCTGAAAATCCTGGAATTGTTATTCAGTGTGCTGATAACGCGGAGGTGAAAAAGCAATTGACTGATGCAGGAGTTGAGTTCATGTCGTTAGGTTTCCCTGTTCCTTACCGCAAAGTGAGGGTGATGAACCGTACGGTTGAAGCAGACTTCGATATAAACTCATTGCGCGATTTGTGGTTTAAAACTTCGTATTTGTTAGACCGCAAACAAAGTGGAGAAGAAAAAGCGCTGGAACGCTTTAAAAACTATAAAGAACAATCATTAAAATTCGATTTTAAAGATTTCACCGGAAAAGCTGCCGATTTGGGCATCGACCTGAAACGTCGTACTGCTTCGGGAGTAAAAGCGGCAATTATCCGTGAGAAAGGTGTAAACGGCGATCGCGAAATGGCCTATGCCATGTACCTTGCCGGAATGGATGTGAAAGATGTTCACATGACCGACCTGATTGCAGGACGCGAAACGCTGGAAGATGTAAACATGATTGTTTTTGTGGGTGGTTTTTCTAACTCCGATGTGTTGGGTTCTGCAAAAGGCTGGGCCGGAGCTTTCAAATTCAACGAGAAAGCACGAGTGGCATTGGAGAAATTCTACCGCCGAGAGGATACACTGAGTTTAGGTGTTTGTAACGGTTGCCAGGTAATGGTGGAGCTGGGTGTTGTTTATCCTGAGCATAGCATTCAGCCAAAAATGTTGCACAACGAATCGGGCAAATTCGAGTCGTCGTTCCTGAATGTTGATATCCAGGACAACAAATCGGTAATGCTCGAAAATATGGCCGGCATGAAACTGGGAATCTGGGTAGCACACGGCGAAGGTAAATTCTACCTGCCATTTAACGAAGATCAATACAATATTCCGATGAAATACAGCAACGAAGGTTATCCTGGTAATCCAAACGGATCGCACTTTAATGCGGCGTCGTTGTGTTCTGATAATGGCCGTCATTTGGTAATGATGCCTCACCTCGAGCGTGCTTTCAAACCGCACCTTTGGGCCAATTACCCTGCCGACCGGAAAGCGGATGAG
- a CDS encoding glycoside hydrolase family 125 protein, which yields MNTRRDFIKASALIVAGIGIAGGSSVLAASGRKNYVTNRPAAGERNFVSKAVEETIAAAKAKIKDPKLAWMFENCFPNTLDTTVEHGTLNGKPDTFVITGDIHAMWLRDSTAQVWPYMPLANQDDELKTLLAGVVHRQTKCVLLDRYANAFNKTKEEEVHWMSDMTDMKPGLHERKWEIDSLCYTVRLAYNYWKTTGDKSVFDADWQKAAALIVKTFKEQQRKDGLGPYKFQRETPQQLDTVANHGYGRPLKPVGLINSTFRPSDDATTYGFLIPSNIFAVVSLKQMAEISNEVTGDKAFAKECMALSKEVDAAVKEYAIVEHKKYGKVYAFEVDGFGNHTFMDDANVPSLLALPYLGLLEKEDKIYQNTRQLVWSEDNPYFFKGKAAEGIGGPHVGYDMVWPMSIIMRAMTSSDDKEISWCIKTLRDTDADTGFMHETFHKDDPANFTRSWFAWANTLFGELVLKLINEGKENLLEV from the coding sequence ATGAATACAAGAAGAGATTTTATAAAAGCAAGTGCATTAATAGTTGCCGGAATCGGAATCGCCGGAGGCTCATCGGTTTTGGCGGCTTCCGGTAGAAAAAACTACGTAACGAATCGTCCGGCAGCAGGTGAGCGAAATTTTGTGTCGAAGGCAGTGGAAGAAACAATTGCAGCAGCAAAAGCAAAAATTAAAGATCCGAAACTGGCCTGGATGTTCGAAAACTGTTTCCCGAACACTTTGGATACAACAGTAGAGCACGGAACGCTAAACGGTAAACCCGATACGTTTGTAATTACAGGTGATATTCATGCCATGTGGTTGCGCGATTCAACTGCACAGGTTTGGCCGTATATGCCACTGGCCAATCAGGATGACGAATTAAAAACGTTGCTTGCCGGCGTTGTTCATCGTCAAACAAAATGTGTTTTGCTCGATCGTTATGCCAACGCTTTCAACAAAACAAAGGAAGAAGAAGTGCACTGGATGAGCGATATGACGGATATGAAACCCGGTTTGCACGAACGCAAATGGGAAATTGATTCGTTGTGTTATACCGTTCGTCTGGCCTACAACTACTGGAAAACTACCGGTGATAAAAGTGTTTTTGATGCTGACTGGCAAAAAGCGGCAGCTCTGATTGTAAAAACATTTAAAGAACAGCAACGCAAAGATGGCCTTGGGCCTTATAAGTTTCAGCGCGAAACTCCTCAGCAATTAGATACCGTTGCTAATCACGGTTATGGCCGCCCGTTAAAACCTGTAGGATTAATTAACTCAACGTTCCGTCCTTCGGATGATGCCACAACCTATGGCTTTTTAATTCCTTCAAACATATTTGCGGTTGTATCATTGAAACAAATGGCTGAAATCAGCAATGAAGTGACAGGTGATAAGGCCTTTGCAAAAGAATGTATGGCTTTATCAAAAGAAGTAGATGCGGCAGTTAAGGAATATGCAATTGTAGAGCATAAAAAATACGGAAAAGTGTATGCCTTTGAGGTAGATGGTTTTGGTAACCATACTTTTATGGACGATGCCAATGTACCAAGTTTGCTGGCTTTGCCTTACCTGGGATTGCTTGAAAAGGAAGATAAAATTTACCAAAATACCCGCCAACTGGTTTGGAGCGAAGACAACCCTTATTTCTTCAAAGGAAAAGCTGCGGAAGGAATTGGCGGCCCTCACGTAGGTTACGATATGGTTTGGCCAATGAGTATTATTATGCGTGCCATGACCAGTTCTGATGATAAAGAAATCAGCTGGTGTATTAAAACATTGCGCGATACCGATGCCGACACCGGTTTTATGCACGAAACTTTCCACAAAGACGATCCTGCAAACTTTACCCGTTCGTGGTTTGCCTGGGCAAATACTTTGTTTGGCGAGTTGGTTTTAAAATTAATTAACGAGGGTAAAGAGAACCTGTTAGAGGTTTAA
- a CDS encoding GH92 family glycosyl hydrolase: MIRTILLLSLIITMVGCNTASNNPGPEKSGKLTEYVNTFLGTAPLQDSIDCGYNPPEDWRVWAGLTYPGASLPNAMVQLSPITEWRSGAGYEYEDDVILAFTHTNKGHWNLCHIPVLPVTEDFTDNDFGSKFSHENESAEPGYYQVKLDRYDINARLTSTLHCGFHQYDYPKGKPQKLVLNLSRSNERVRDWHIEQVGDNAFKGYQQTGEKIYFYAETNRTIVNLETSGDSRREIALVSLNESESDQAVELKLALSFVSNENAKENLEAELAGKSFDQVKTEASETWETLLSKIQVEGGTEKQKELFYSSLYRSFLWPALRSDVNGEFTDASGKVVNKGFRYYTNPSLWDTYRNKLVLLGMLSPDVTADVIQSLIDKGEKTGFMPTFFHGDHAAPFISGSYLRGIRDYDVESAYQLLLNNATKEGGTRPHIAEYIEKGYISTPEVKNPHVESKAKAGVTKTLEFAYDDYAVALLAKELNKTDDYEMLMKRTSNYKNLFDPSTGLMRGRLENGDWVSDFNAEYPYYEYMYREANAWQSSFFAPHDTKGLISLYESEAAFEEKLDSLFSIPWNANHIARNVSSFIGQYCHGNQPDHSFPYLYTFIGKQEKSQMYLDSIMNRFYGMGEWENALCGMDDAGEMSAWYVFAAMGIYPYSPGDAEYIVSVPLFNSVKLDLGEQSEFKISKTNSGRKIEDLTIDGNPVEGYFVSHDQLKKGKELIILTE, translated from the coding sequence ATGATACGAACAATTCTTTTACTTTCACTCATCATTACCATGGTCGGCTGCAATACGGCAAGTAATAATCCCGGCCCCGAAAAATCGGGGAAGCTTACCGAATACGTTAATACGTTTCTGGGAACTGCCCCTTTGCAAGACAGTATCGATTGTGGTTACAACCCTCCCGAAGATTGGCGTGTTTGGGCAGGACTTACTTATCCGGGCGCGTCATTGCCAAATGCGATGGTGCAATTGAGCCCGATAACAGAGTGGCGCAGCGGAGCCGGTTATGAATACGAGGACGATGTAATTTTAGCATTTACACATACCAACAAAGGCCACTGGAACTTGTGCCATATACCGGTACTTCCTGTTACCGAAGATTTTACTGATAATGATTTTGGATCAAAATTCAGTCATGAAAACGAATCGGCCGAACCGGGTTACTACCAGGTAAAGCTTGACCGATACGATATTAATGCCCGGCTGACTTCAACCTTACATTGCGGTTTTCACCAGTACGATTACCCAAAAGGGAAACCACAAAAGTTGGTGCTTAACCTTTCGCGGTCCAATGAAAGGGTGCGCGACTGGCATATTGAGCAGGTAGGCGACAATGCTTTTAAAGGATACCAGCAAACAGGTGAAAAAATATATTTCTATGCCGAAACCAACCGGACCATAGTAAACCTTGAAACAAGCGGCGACTCACGTCGTGAAATCGCCCTTGTTTCTTTAAATGAATCAGAATCGGACCAAGCGGTGGAACTAAAACTGGCACTTTCGTTTGTAAGCAATGAAAATGCAAAAGAAAATCTGGAAGCCGAGCTGGCCGGAAAATCATTCGACCAGGTAAAAACCGAGGCATCGGAAACCTGGGAAACTTTGTTATCAAAAATTCAGGTTGAAGGTGGTACTGAAAAGCAAAAAGAGTTGTTTTACTCATCGTTGTACCGTTCGTTTTTGTGGCCGGCATTACGCAGCGATGTAAATGGCGAATTTACCGATGCCAGCGGAAAAGTGGTCAATAAAGGATTTCGTTATTACACCAATCCGTCGTTGTGGGATACCTACCGCAACAAGCTGGTTTTGCTGGGTATGTTGTCGCCCGATGTTACTGCCGACGTAATTCAGTCGCTGATCGATAAAGGCGAAAAGACCGGTTTTATGCCTACCTTTTTTCATGGCGATCATGCAGCGCCTTTTATTTCCGGTTCGTACCTGCGCGGGATTCGTGATTACGATGTGGAGAGCGCTTACCAGTTGCTGCTAAACAATGCAACCAAAGAAGGAGGTACACGTCCGCACATTGCCGAATATATCGAAAAAGGATACATCTCAACACCTGAAGTGAAAAATCCACATGTAGAGTCGAAAGCAAAAGCCGGAGTGACGAAAACGCTGGAGTTTGCTTATGATGATTATGCCGTGGCACTTCTCGCAAAAGAACTGAACAAAACGGATGACTATGAGATGCTGATGAAGCGAACTTCAAACTATAAAAATCTGTTTGATCCGTCAACAGGGTTAATGCGTGGGCGCCTTGAAAATGGTGATTGGGTATCGGATTTTAACGCGGAATATCCGTATTACGAATACATGTACCGCGAAGCCAATGCCTGGCAGTCGTCGTTTTTTGCACCACACGATACCAAAGGTTTGATTAGCTTGTACGAAAGTGAAGCAGCCTTCGAGGAAAAACTCGATTCTCTTTTCTCAATACCATGGAATGCAAATCACATTGCCCGCAACGTTTCATCATTTATTGGGCAGTATTGTCATGGTAATCAGCCCGATCACAGCTTCCCGTATTTGTACACCTTTATTGGGAAACAGGAAAAATCGCAAATGTACCTCGACAGTATCATGAACCGTTTTTACGGAATGGGCGAGTGGGAGAATGCGCTTTGTGGAATGGACGATGCCGGAGAAATGTCGGCATGGTACGTATTTGCAGCCATGGGGATTTATCCATACTCTCCGGGCGATGCCGAATACATCGTTTCTGTTCCGTTGTTTAACTCGGTAAAATTGGATTTGGGCGAGCAATCGGAATTTAAAATTTCCAAAACTAATTCAGGAAGAAAAATAGAGGATCTGACAATTGACGGAAATCCTGTTGAGGGATACTTTGTGTCGCACGATCAACTTAAAAAAGGGAAAGAATTAATAATTTTGACCGAATAG
- a CDS encoding glycoside hydrolase family 97 protein: protein MKRLNFTLNLCRIVKFPLVIILVGLLSGFVFAKGGIQELTSPDNNIKVRIELADKIFYSIIANNFLLMEKSSLELKLKDQTLGENPRLSAKKYSSINEQIDREIPLRNGVVNNHCNVLLLKFKGDYSVEFRAYNDGVAYRFITNMGDENIEVLDEEVHLQFPSTFDAVLSPTRSFKTSYEISYVESNTADARELDTSTLPILIESKQDFKILFSEADLFDYPCLFMKGADGNAMNSTFPKCPLEFGEDGDRSLKIIKEANYIAKTAGSRNFPWRVFMISSDDKQIFENEMIFKLSRPNELGDTDWIKPGQVSWEWWHDARLYGVDFKSGYNLESYKYYIDFASDFGIPYIIMDEGWAKSTRDPYTPNPTIDLFELIKYGQSKNVKIVLWLTWLTVENNIDLFKTFSEWGIAGVKIDFMDRSDQWMVNYYERIAREAAKYKLFVDYHGSFKPAGMERALPNILSYEGIVGMEQNIGGGRATTKNNAYLPFIRNAVGPADFTPGAMNSVHPEVYKSTRTNPVSIGTRAYQLALYVTLESGIQMLADNPFYYYRERECTEFITSVPVLWDETRVLEAKAGKYFVVAKRSNSKWFIGAITDTKQRSFKLNLDFLNEGAAYKMTAFQDGVNANVQAMDYKKITKNVSSGETIEIDLARDGGWAAVIEQVK, encoded by the coding sequence ATGAAGCGATTGAATTTCACATTGAACTTATGCAGGATTGTTAAGTTTCCATTAGTCATTATACTGGTAGGTCTGCTTTCTGGTTTTGTTTTTGCCAAGGGAGGCATTCAGGAACTTACGTCTCCTGATAATAATATCAAGGTTCGTATCGAACTTGCAGATAAGATTTTTTACTCGATTATTGCCAATAATTTTTTGTTGATGGAAAAGAGTTCGTTGGAGCTCAAGTTAAAAGATCAGACTTTGGGTGAGAATCCGAGACTTTCTGCAAAGAAATACAGTTCAATCAATGAACAAATTGATCGTGAAATTCCATTGAGAAATGGGGTCGTTAATAATCACTGCAATGTTCTTTTACTCAAATTTAAAGGTGATTATTCCGTTGAATTCCGAGCTTATAATGATGGTGTCGCTTATCGTTTTATTACAAATATGGGAGATGAAAATATTGAAGTATTGGATGAGGAAGTTCACCTTCAGTTCCCTTCCACTTTTGATGCCGTGCTTTCACCGACCCGTTCTTTCAAAACATCGTACGAAATATCGTATGTTGAATCTAATACTGCTGATGCCAGGGAATTGGACACGAGCACACTTCCGATTTTAATTGAAAGCAAACAGGATTTTAAAATTTTGTTTTCTGAAGCTGACTTGTTCGACTATCCGTGTTTGTTTATGAAAGGTGCTGATGGAAACGCGATGAACAGTACTTTTCCGAAATGTCCGCTTGAATTTGGAGAAGATGGAGACCGCAGTCTGAAGATTATTAAAGAGGCGAACTATATTGCAAAAACTGCAGGATCCCGGAACTTTCCATGGCGGGTTTTCATGATCAGTAGTGATGACAAACAAATCTTTGAAAATGAAATGATTTTCAAATTATCCCGTCCGAATGAGTTGGGAGACACCGATTGGATTAAACCGGGACAGGTAAGTTGGGAATGGTGGCACGATGCCCGCTTGTACGGTGTTGACTTTAAATCGGGATATAACCTTGAGTCGTACAAATACTACATTGATTTTGCATCTGATTTCGGTATCCCTTACATTATAATGGATGAAGGATGGGCTAAAAGCACACGCGATCCGTATACCCCAAATCCAACTATTGATTTGTTTGAGCTGATCAAATATGGTCAGTCAAAGAATGTGAAAATTGTACTCTGGTTAACTTGGTTGACCGTTGAAAATAATATCGACCTGTTTAAGACTTTTAGTGAGTGGGGGATTGCCGGTGTTAAAATCGATTTTATGGATCGCAGTGACCAGTGGATGGTTAATTATTATGAGCGTATTGCACGTGAAGCTGCCAAATATAAATTGTTTGTCGACTACCACGGATCATTTAAACCTGCGGGAATGGAACGTGCCTTGCCAAATATTCTTTCGTACGAAGGTATTGTAGGCATGGAACAAAATATTGGAGGCGGACGGGCAACCACTAAGAATAACGCGTATCTCCCATTTATAAGAAATGCTGTTGGGCCTGCAGATTTTACTCCCGGAGCAATGAATTCAGTACATCCCGAAGTTTATAAATCTACCCGAACAAACCCGGTTAGTATTGGTACTCGTGCTTATCAACTGGCTTTATATGTAACACTTGAAAGTGGAATTCAAATGCTGGCAGATAATCCGTTTTATTATTATCGTGAGCGGGAATGTACCGAATTTATTACCAGTGTGCCTGTTTTATGGGACGAGACCAGGGTTTTAGAGGCGAAAGCCGGTAAGTATTTTGTGGTAGCAAAGCGTAGTAATAGCAAGTGGTTTATTGGTGCAATTACCGATACAAAGCAACGTAGTTTCAAATTAAATCTTGATTTTCTTAACGAAGGAGCTGCCTACAAAATGACCGCTTTTCAAGATGGTGTAAACGCCAATGTGCAGGCAATGGATTATAAAAAAATAACTAAAAATGTGAGCAGCGGAGAAACGATTGAAATAGATCTGGCCAGAGACGGAGGTTGGGCTGCTGTAATTGAACAAGTAAAATAA